A region from the Wansuia hejianensis genome encodes:
- a CDS encoding sensor histidine kinase yields the protein MSVGKITRRIKEKHKLRVAVKEAMDTLPTAVCYFTPAGTVKLCNAAINVLFRKITQSDLQSFAELKEALEGCDRTTGIIREENVFLFPDGKAWQYFENEVIIADGKVYTEAVFNDVTELYEKRQELKRQSRELKKMYQELKSLSENVQEAAREQEILNMKSRLHDQMNMGVAAIRQILRQNTTSEENAAAITQFRHAIQVLQEENAYPQDDVTEFIRDAAVSGIQVKIEGNLPETAETLHLLLPVMREACVNAARHANATMLYVAVVQSPDFVTLRMTNDGKQPQEEITPRGGLVDLGKVIAEAGGRLEFRSQPVFTLTVTLPVCEQKTKQEVSV from the coding sequence ATGAGTGTTGGAAAAATTACCAGACGGATCAAGGAGAAACATAAGCTGCGCGTTGCGGTCAAAGAAGCAATGGATACCCTCCCTACCGCTGTCTGTTATTTTACTCCTGCGGGTACCGTCAAACTGTGCAATGCGGCGATTAATGTACTTTTCAGGAAAATCACCCAGAGTGATCTGCAAAGTTTTGCAGAACTGAAGGAAGCGCTGGAGGGCTGTGATAGGACCACTGGAATTATACGGGAGGAAAACGTATTTCTTTTTCCCGATGGGAAGGCATGGCAGTATTTTGAAAACGAAGTGATAATCGCTGACGGTAAGGTTTATACGGAGGCAGTTTTCAATGATGTGACCGAGCTGTACGAAAAGCGGCAGGAGCTAAAACGACAGTCAAGAGAACTGAAAAAAATGTACCAGGAACTGAAATCCCTGTCAGAGAATGTGCAGGAAGCGGCCAGAGAACAGGAAATTCTCAACATGAAATCAAGGCTCCACGATCAGATGAATATGGGCGTTGCCGCTATACGACAGATACTGCGCCAGAACACCACTTCTGAGGAAAATGCTGCCGCTATCACACAATTTCGCCACGCCATTCAGGTCTTGCAGGAGGAAAACGCCTATCCGCAGGATGATGTGACGGAGTTTATCCGGGATGCGGCGGTATCAGGCATTCAAGTAAAAATCGAAGGCAATTTACCGGAAACGGCAGAAACATTGCATTTGCTTCTGCCGGTCATGCGGGAAGCTTGTGTCAACGCTGCCCGTCATGCCAATGCGACAATGCTGTATGTGGCAGTAGTGCAGAGTCCGGATTTCGTTACCCTGCGCATGACCAATGACGGCAAACAGCCTCAGGAGGAAATCACGCCCCGGGGCGGTCTTGTTGATCTCGGCAAAGTGATTGCGGAAGCGGGCGGCAGGCTGGAGTTCCGGTCTCAGCCCGTATTTACGCTGACAGTGACTCTGCCGGTTTGTGAGCAGAAAACAAAACAGGAGGTGTCGGTATGA
- a CDS encoding response regulator transcription factor has translation MTKVLVIDDQRIAREYMENVVQNGTNYELVGSLSKADLAETVCRRSKVDLVLMDVCTHGAKDGIDAAAELRRLFPELKMIIVTSMVEESYIKRARETGVDSFWYKEISPEDLLTVMDATMQGRQMWPYETPAVKLGITTSNDFTETEIKVLRLVCEGLEYSEIAEQLNYTKDNVKYHIRNILQKTGYANKTQLAIAVTGKRYIIPKLFDEQDRSEENPIVL, from the coding sequence ATGACAAAGGTGCTTGTCATCGACGATCAGCGGATCGCCAGAGAGTATATGGAGAATGTCGTACAGAATGGTACGAACTATGAGCTTGTGGGAAGTCTGTCCAAGGCGGATCTTGCCGAGACTGTCTGCCGCAGGAGTAAAGTGGATCTGGTTCTTATGGATGTCTGTACCCATGGAGCAAAGGACGGCATCGACGCGGCTGCTGAGCTTCGCAGACTGTTTCCAGAGCTGAAAATGATTATTGTTACCTCTATGGTGGAGGAGAGTTATATCAAGCGGGCCAGAGAGACCGGGGTGGACAGTTTTTGGTACAAAGAAATCAGCCCGGAGGATCTGCTTACCGTCATGGATGCCACCATGCAGGGCAGACAGATGTGGCCCTATGAAACGCCGGCTGTAAAGCTGGGTATTACTACCAGCAATGATTTCACAGAAACAGAAATCAAGGTTCTGCGTTTGGTTTGTGAGGGACTGGAATACAGCGAGATTGCAGAACAGCTAAATTATACGAAGGATAATGTAAAGTATCATATCCGTAACATCCTTCAAAAAACGGGTTATGCCAACAAGACACAGCTTGCCATTGCCGTAACGGGTAAACGCTATATTATCCCGAAGCTTTTTGATGAGCAGGACCGGTCAGAAGAAAATCCCATCGTTTTATAA
- a CDS encoding extracellular solute-binding protein yields the protein MRKRKPWIYIVGILVLAGLMMLTACQGNGGKKEPVTLTIWHVYGGQTDSPLNDLIEEFNETVGAEEGIKLQVTVVSNTNNIHDAVLRVANNEPGTTGLPDLFVSYPKTVLAMPDPEILVDYRDYFSEEELSAYIPAFLEEGEIDGRLVVFPVAKSTEIMFVDKTLFDRFAADTGATLEQLNTWEGLFELSKEYYQWTDAQTPEMPGDGKAFFVHDYHFNYFQVGVESLGEDFFQGNKIAYGKAFSKVWEPYADAAVQGGVWLQEGYATEPLRTGETIVSVASSASVLYYEDIVTYPDNQSEPIEVIAKPVPCFENGEQLVMQRGAGFCTVKSTPEREQAAAVFLKWLTEPETNVRFVTSVGYMPVTDAAFDVLPDFIDDLEDPKYRSLYEAFLETQSSYEFYTAPQLGGYLELEQTFEKNVRSKLRTACSNWRDGEENVEKLGEEALENVKMSLPK from the coding sequence ATGAGGAAACGAAAACCTTGGATTTATATAGTAGGAATTCTTGTGCTGGCAGGGCTCATGATGCTGACGGCTTGCCAAGGAAATGGTGGAAAGAAAGAGCCTGTAACGCTCACCATCTGGCATGTCTACGGCGGGCAGACAGATTCGCCGTTAAATGACCTGATTGAAGAATTCAATGAAACGGTCGGTGCTGAGGAAGGAATTAAGCTTCAGGTTACTGTCGTGTCCAACACCAACAACATCCATGATGCAGTGCTCAGGGTAGCCAATAATGAACCGGGAACGACAGGGCTTCCGGATTTGTTTGTCTCATATCCGAAAACCGTTTTGGCTATGCCGGATCCGGAGATTTTGGTGGATTACAGGGATTACTTCAGCGAGGAGGAATTATCTGCTTATATTCCCGCCTTTCTGGAGGAGGGAGAGATTGACGGTCGACTGGTTGTTTTTCCTGTGGCGAAATCTACAGAAATTATGTTTGTTGATAAGACGCTGTTTGATCGGTTCGCAGCGGATACCGGTGCTACTTTGGAGCAGCTTAATACCTGGGAGGGATTATTTGAATTGTCCAAAGAGTATTATCAGTGGACAGATGCACAGACGCCGGAGATGCCGGGAGATGGAAAAGCCTTTTTTGTCCATGATTATCATTTCAATTATTTTCAGGTAGGTGTGGAATCCTTGGGAGAGGATTTCTTTCAGGGAAATAAGATTGCCTATGGTAAAGCTTTTTCTAAAGTCTGGGAGCCTTATGCAGACGCTGCCGTTCAGGGCGGCGTGTGGCTGCAGGAAGGTTATGCAACGGAGCCGCTTCGGACCGGAGAGACGATTGTCAGTGTAGCTTCGTCAGCAAGTGTTCTCTACTATGAGGATATTGTAACCTATCCGGACAATCAATCCGAACCGATAGAAGTTATCGCAAAGCCCGTGCCATGCTTTGAGAATGGAGAACAGCTGGTTATGCAGCGTGGTGCAGGTTTCTGTACGGTAAAATCCACACCGGAGCGGGAACAGGCAGCCGCAGTTTTCCTGAAATGGCTGACAGAGCCGGAAACCAACGTGCGTTTTGTGACCAGCGTGGGGTATATGCCAGTGACAGATGCTGCCTTTGATGTACTGCCGGATTTTATAGATGATTTGGAGGACCCGAAGTACAGGAGTCTTTATGAAGCATTTTTGGAAACACAGTCTTCTTATGAATTTTATACGGCGCCACAGCTTGGCGGTTATCTGGAGCTGGAGCAGACCTTTGAAAAGAATGTCCGCAGCAAGCTTCGCACGGCTTGCAGCAATTGGCGGGATGGAGAAGAAAATGTGGAAAAATTAGGAGAAGAGGCGCTGGAGAATGTGAAGATGTCGCTTCCCAAATAG
- a CDS encoding helix-turn-helix transcriptional regulator, giving the protein MANNMLKEFEKLLHLVLERKVTLHRKLMMYLLCLIMAALGILLLLLTAIGGLLKAESQIAQVMENQLHTTYNKVSEEMETYTGYSLQLSRELEQDIKNFLDEKGISVSDLNNQPEALLEIQKMMYSELNTTIRLGRSSGVFALVNATVNTQISEADKSRSGVYLRLINVSSNVILSPETILFRGNTEIARENGLELHNRWNMELNTEGLLGYQELETGLRQSESGYYWISRMNLKNTWEDVILLLVPMYADSGEFLGVCGIELNDVHFSLEYPATASSYGSMVTVIAPVENGNLRLDQGMAGSTEGTWLDTAESLSIIEKNVYYSTYRSSKCDYYGIQMPLEIPGSGGQEWAVAVLIPRESCDQYILRNKVGIMGVILGFVLIMIALAWLLSKKFVRPILQSFQDIRDGQQIGDGKYRFAELEEFCRWMSERGKPPEADDLPPNMAELFEHFARNVKTLTNAEYNIFRYYMNGYEVAQIPTEACVSMSTVKKHNGNIYRKLEISSNEELMMYLDLFRRCDCIEKLQLDEKADVSEIGTTK; this is encoded by the coding sequence ATGGCAAATAATATGCTGAAAGAGTTTGAAAAGCTCCTGCATTTGGTTTTAGAACGAAAGGTTACGCTGCACAGGAAGCTGATGATGTATTTGCTTTGTCTAATCATGGCAGCATTGGGCATTCTGTTGCTACTTTTGACAGCCATCGGCGGGCTGTTGAAGGCAGAATCGCAGATTGCGCAGGTGATGGAGAATCAATTACATACCACGTATAATAAAGTCTCAGAGGAAATGGAGACTTACACCGGATACAGCCTGCAGCTTTCCAGAGAACTGGAGCAGGATATAAAGAACTTTCTGGATGAAAAAGGAATTTCGGTTTCCGACCTGAATAATCAGCCAGAAGCACTTTTGGAAATACAGAAAATGATGTATTCGGAACTCAATACAACTATTAGACTGGGACGAAGCAGCGGTGTATTTGCTTTGGTAAATGCGACTGTAAATACACAGATTTCGGAAGCTGATAAGTCCCGGAGCGGAGTTTACCTGCGGCTGATCAACGTGAGCAGCAACGTGATTTTAAGTCCGGAAACTATTTTGTTCCGCGGGAATACGGAAATTGCAAGGGAAAATGGACTGGAATTGCATAACCGATGGAATATGGAATTAAATACAGAGGGGCTTTTGGGGTATCAGGAGTTGGAAACTGGACTAAGGCAGTCGGAATCTGGTTATTACTGGATCAGTCGCATGAATCTGAAAAATACCTGGGAGGATGTAATCTTGCTCCTTGTACCGATGTATGCAGACTCAGGAGAATTTTTGGGTGTGTGTGGGATTGAACTAAATGATGTCCATTTCAGTCTGGAATATCCGGCTACAGCAAGTTCCTATGGTTCTATGGTTACAGTTATCGCGCCAGTGGAAAACGGGAATCTGAGACTGGATCAGGGCATGGCGGGGAGTACGGAGGGCACATGGCTTGATACTGCGGAAAGTCTGTCCATAATAGAAAAGAATGTTTATTACAGCACGTATCGCTCCTCAAAATGTGATTATTATGGAATCCAGATGCCTTTAGAGATACCAGGAAGCGGTGGACAGGAGTGGGCAGTTGCGGTGCTGATACCGCGGGAAAGCTGTGACCAGTATATTTTGAGGAATAAGGTGGGTATTATGGGTGTCATACTGGGATTTGTCCTCATTATGATTGCTCTTGCATGGTTGTTGTCGAAGAAATTTGTCCGGCCGATCCTTCAGAGTTTTCAGGATATTCGGGATGGCCAACAGATAGGCGATGGCAAATACAGATTTGCAGAGTTGGAGGAGTTTTGCAGATGGATGTCGGAAAGGGGGAAACCGCCGGAGGCGGACGACCTGCCGCCGAATATGGCAGAACTCTTTGAACACTTTGCCCGGAATGTAAAAACACTGACCAATGCGGAATACAATATTTTCCGATACTACATGAACGGTTATGAGGTAGCGCAGATACCAACGGAAGCATGTGTCAGCATGAGTACCGTAAAAAAGCACAACGGAAATATCTACAGGAAGTTGGAGATTTCATCCAATGAAGAACTGATGATGTATCTGGATCTCTTTCGGAGATGTGACTGTATTGAGAAACTTCAGCTGGATGAGAAAGCAGACGTTTCAGAAATAGGGACAACCAAGTGA
- a CDS encoding SPFH domain-containing protein, giving the protein MGLIKAGMGALGGTLADQWKEFFYCDALPNDVLMRKGEKRVSGRSSNTKGNDNIISNGSGIAVADGQCMIIVEQGKIVEVCAEPGEFTYDSSTEPSIFAGSLGDSIKDTFKMIGKRFTYGGDTGKDQRVYYFNTKEIIGNKFGTPNPIIFEVVNKRIGISRTVQVRCNGVYTYVISDPLLFYTRLCGNVETEFTRDQIDEQLKSEFIDALQPALGALAEQELRPAQIPAKANELKAAMNDALKQEWIDNRGISVGKIALNPITLTAEDMKKINELEDAANVGSNPFMMAGTMTNATADAMKTAAGNQAGAMTGFMGMGMVGMGGQGGFGAAQNLYNMGQQQMQSQQMQPTQQPAPEPTPVPSQNSWKCTCGATATGKFCPECGAKKPEPVQAGAWKCKCGATATGKFCPECGSPKPADADGWTCSCGTVNKGKFCHNCGAKKPAGVPLYRCDKCGWEPEDPAHPPKFCPECGDIFDANDRK; this is encoded by the coding sequence ATGGGACTTATTAAAGCAGGAATGGGAGCACTTGGCGGAACGCTGGCGGATCAGTGGAAGGAATTTTTCTACTGTGATGCGCTTCCAAACGATGTGCTGATGCGTAAGGGTGAAAAGCGCGTCAGTGGCAGATCTTCAAACACTAAGGGAAATGATAATATCATTTCAAACGGATCGGGCATCGCCGTCGCGGACGGTCAGTGTATGATTATTGTCGAGCAGGGCAAGATCGTTGAGGTCTGCGCCGAACCCGGCGAATTTACATACGACAGCTCCACCGAGCCGTCTATTTTCGCCGGAAGTCTCGGAGACAGTATCAAGGATACATTCAAGATGATCGGCAAGCGTTTCACCTACGGTGGCGATACTGGTAAGGATCAGCGGGTGTACTACTTTAATACTAAGGAAATTATCGGCAACAAATTCGGTACGCCCAATCCTATCATTTTTGAGGTTGTGAATAAGCGCATCGGTATCAGCCGGACTGTACAGGTTCGATGCAACGGCGTATACACCTATGTGATCTCCGATCCTCTGCTGTTCTACACGCGGCTTTGCGGCAATGTGGAAACCGAGTTTACAAGAGATCAGATCGACGAGCAGCTTAAATCGGAATTTATCGATGCATTACAGCCCGCTCTCGGCGCTCTTGCCGAGCAGGAGCTTCGCCCTGCACAGATACCGGCGAAAGCAAACGAGCTGAAAGCAGCAATGAATGACGCACTGAAACAGGAGTGGATTGATAACAGAGGAATTTCCGTTGGTAAAATCGCACTCAACCCGATTACGCTGACAGCCGAGGATATGAAGAAAATCAACGAGCTGGAGGATGCTGCAAATGTCGGCTCCAACCCGTTTATGATGGCTGGTACTATGACCAATGCAACGGCCGATGCTATGAAGACTGCAGCTGGTAATCAGGCAGGTGCCATGACGGGCTTCATGGGCATGGGCATGGTCGGAATGGGCGGTCAGGGCGGTTTCGGTGCTGCACAGAATCTTTACAACATGGGACAGCAGCAGATGCAGTCTCAGCAAATGCAGCCGACCCAGCAGCCTGCTCCGGAGCCGACACCGGTTCCATCGCAAAACAGCTGGAAATGCACCTGCGGTGCTACGGCAACCGGAAAATTCTGCCCGGAATGCGGAGCAAAGAAACCGGAGCCGGTGCAGGCAGGTGCCTGGAAGTGCAAATGTGGAGCCACGGCGACAGGGAAGTTCTGTCCGGAGTGCGGCTCTCCGAAGCCTGCAGATGCGGACGGATGGACCTGTTCCTGCGGAACGGTAAATAAAGGGAAGTTCTGTCATAATTGCGGAGCAAAGAAACCGGCGGGTGTACCTCTTTATCGTTGCGATAAGTGTGGATGGGAACCGGAAGATCCAGCACACCCACCAAAATTCTGCCCAGAATGTGGCGACATCTTTGACGCAAACGACAGAAAGTAG
- a CDS encoding DUF3592 domain-containing protein, whose amino-acid sequence MYRLPSEEKQHKETIGALILSIIIIIAGIGGMIYTKHESLEYKNSTDVRTLHATVYSCEQSKEKDNNGERKEEYKVRFTYEIDGTTYDDSKIYYKEMRRGDTVQITVYRNSKGTYKLEPGPTPIYFFGFAVMIPLGIIGFVVISKDLIKYRREEKEGRRL is encoded by the coding sequence ATGTATAGACTTCCATCTGAAGAAAAGCAGCATAAAGAAACAATCGGTGCTTTGATTTTGAGTATTATCATTATTATCGCAGGAATTGGCGGTATGATCTATACAAAGCACGAAAGCTTGGAGTATAAGAATTCTACGGATGTTCGAACACTTCATGCAACTGTTTATAGTTGTGAACAATCGAAAGAAAAAGATAATAATGGAGAGCGAAAAGAAGAATATAAGGTAAGATTTACTTATGAAATCGATGGAACGACATATGATGATTCTAAGATTTACTATAAAGAAATGAGGAGAGGAGATACCGTACAGATTACGGTTTACAGGAATTCAAAGGGAACATATAAACTGGAACCAGGACCAACTCCGATTTATTTCTTTGGATTTGCAGTAATGATTCCGCTAGGTATCATTGGTTTCGTCGTAATAAGTAAAGATCTTATTAAGTATCGCCGAGAAGAAAAAGAAGGTAGAAGACTGTAA